In Cryptomeria japonica chromosome 1, Sugi_1.0, whole genome shotgun sequence, the sequence TTTTCCCTCAATTCATGGTCATTATTATTTGTTGAACGACTCGcattgtattgatttgcttgattccccttgccctatgaggcatgagagagtattggTCATCCATCAGTATTTGCTGAGCCtctgttttgttttgaatttatataGCGAGTATGTTTGTAAATCAGAGTCTATGAACTCTCTTGGAGTATTCTTTCAAAAAAACTCCTATGTTTacagttttgaaggcatttatttgtgttgatgaatgaatgctgaagcctttcaatgctttctggtaaaaagtattagcatatcatttgtataataaattcattgcaaatcattcgaggagttgccctctaatgcagaggttgaattttaattaattcatccaactattggtaGTTTGTTTCCTTTTAAAAGGGTGAAACAGAGTCATATTTTGTTTAAAGAAGATAATTGTTAAGgtttcaagaaagggacaaatctgtttaccaacacaaaTAAAGTGTGAAATCATAAAGCAataaatttatgacactacaatttgtAATTGTCTAAAAGAAATTTTAAGATGTATGATTTTAATTTTATATCTATTTTGAGAGGTTTGCTATTGAGACCACATACTTTATTTTCCTAACTTGTTCTGGGTTTACTTTAACCTAAATATTATTTTACTATCCAATGAAATGTGTACATGTGGCATCAATTTATTTTAAGGATAGTATATAATCAGAGCCTTACTTGATCTCATCTACATTCATTCTCAAGGACTAGTTTCTATCCTCAATTTAATTCATTTCCTACCAAGTTCAAATTAGTGATTTATGCAACTGATACAAGTTAAAATTTAAGGAAccaaatttttcttttaaatttatatttagggCCAATCTAACTTTTCCTTCTAGTCATTGTGTGCTAACTTGAAGCATGAGATGTTTCTCTTTCCACCTTTAGTATTATATTAAAGGATTAACCATAGTTCATTTTTACACATCTCTAGTATATAGTACTTCTAAGATATTTAAAGAACATCTAGCATTAAATGAAAGTATTCTTTACTATCATTAGTATCTAGGGAATTGTTTACATATTATTTATTGTTTCTTATCTTGTTGTGAACTTGGTTCATCCACGGATTTGACTGAAGGAGAGTCAATCCTTATCTAAAAAACCTCCCCAAagttttttattagagtaaaacaAGTTTTAAAAGGACCTGAAACCCAAACAAAAAGAACCAGTCATGAGGAAGAACTAAATGCTAAGCCACAACGAACCAATAGTAAAAAATAAGTACAAAAAAGGGTCCATCAACCTAGGAACTACATTTAAGATTGTTCAACATTTAGATAGACTTAACATTTTTATCTATAAAACTCCTATTAATCTCAATTAAGTCCTCGATAATGTTGGCATTCACCAGCCCACCTTTGTCCCTGTTGCGGTTGCGTGTCGACTGTCCCAAAATGGCCTCAATATCATTCTCTAGATTAAGTTCCttttccttccttccttccttTACCATAGACCGATATGGAGGAAGATGCAAGAGTAGCCAAGGGGGAGACATTGAGGGATTGAGCTTTCTCGTTTAGACATCCCCAAAGTTGTTCTAAACATCCTGAGTTAGACAAAACATATAAGAAGCATTCAAACCTACAAGCCAAATGTCAATACATGTGGTTTTGTTAGATTTAAACTACTTTCATAGTCATAAAAgatccaaataaataaaaaataggttTTTAAATCTTGAAACATTCATATGATTCTTTTTTGTTTTCTCACATATTCATTAATAATGTTTTGAAATATTTCATAACACATTTACATTAGATTTCCAGCTAAAtaccattatttatttatttatttatttatttatttatttaatttttatattttttcaatacATTACACTATGTAATATTATTGATCTTAATATAATTGTCTAATTATCACATTCCTTCattttcaagaaagaaaaaaaatattaaaaaaaaaatgaatatataagattttttaaattttattcttcAATGACCAAAGAGAGGAAAAGTTGAACaaacatatttatatatacaaCTAATCAAGGTTAGAGTTAAAATAAAGTCAACTCCATAAAAGAAagaatgatttaatatttattcacAACTAACccatattttattaattgatttaataTTCACTCACAACAAACCAATAATTTTTTATAGAAGGCCATCAATGATTTAGAGATGCACcctttaaaaattagaaaaataaaataaaaaacaactttttttaattgtcttataattttttattaataaataaagaAGATCAACGGTGCAATCCTTATGCTGCATAGACGTTGTCCCTGCCATCACTTAAATATTGATTCGTCTGCAACACGCCCCTCCTCTTTCGACTTAGTTAATCAACTCTATGCCCTACTGACcagaattttaaattttatatgtgCTCCGAGAATCAAGTTCATTTTCCGTTTTTTTAGGTCAAATACGTATGCGAGTAAGGCTAGGGGCAAAGGAATCGAAATTTATTAGTGTCGGCACGCAAGCAAAGGAATTAGCAGAGCAACAATGGCGACTGAAAGTGGAAGTGCCCGTGTTCTAGTGTTAGCGTTTCCCCAAGCAGGCCACACAAATCCCATGCTGCAATTCTCTAAGGATTTGGTCTCCCAAGGCGTGTTCATCACTTTCGTCAGTTTCGCCTTTGACCACCACAGAATGTTGAAGGCCGATAAAACGCTCCAACGCCTGGGCATAACTCTTCGGTTCGAGTCCATTCCGGACCACCTTCCCCCTGGAATGGACATCGCCTTAGATTTCTTTCACATTTTCGGACACTTAAAGCATATAGAGGGATCCGACCTGGAAGAGCTCATTCACCGCCTCAACGTAACGGGACCTCCTGTCACTTGTATTGTTCACGATGCGTTTATGCCCTGGGTTGCCCAAGTTTCAACCAAATTAAACATCCCCCGAGCTCTTTTCTACACGCAGTCTGCAACTGTTGCTGCAATCTATCATCATTTTAAATACGGTTTGTTTGTTAAATATTTTGTCCTCTTTGTATCATTCTTTTTAATTAATTCAGTGTTAGGATGTACAGATTGATTTTCATAATCTATGTTGAGGATTGAGGGTATTATTTCTTTGACTGGTTTCTATGGTATATACTAAGGATTGGGGGTTTTTCATATCTCTGGAGTATTTCAGGATTTTATTTTGAGGTTTTTGCTTGTAACAGaggtaattttttaaatttttgtgtttACAGTGGAGAAGTGGAATAATTGCCAGCAGAATTCGAAAGACGTTGTTGTCATTCCAGCTATCGGCGAGATGAGAATGCCTGATTTACCGTCGACATTTTTTCCTCCACATCTCACTGCTGGTTGTCTCGACGACAATCTAAGTCTCATCGAGAATTTTAACGGCGCGTCATGGGTAATTTTGAACTCGTTTGATCAGCTGGAAAGTAAAGCGATCAATTACTTGAGGGAAGCAAATGTTCCAGTCTGTACAGTAGGTCCACTCATTCCTTCCGCCTTTCTGGACAGAAGAAATAGCGAGGACACACAGTTCGGCGGCAGCCCGTGGGAGGAAGAGACGGAGGAGTGTCTGGAATGGCTCCAGTCAAAGCCTCCTCACTCTGTTGTCTACGTTTCCTTCGGCAGCATAGCCACCATTAGTACACAACAAATCCGGGAAATAGGTCGTGGCCTGCACAGCAGTGGACAGAATTTCTTGTGGGCGATCCGTCCCTCTGTGGGGTAGACAACAGTGTGGGAAAACTTCTGGGAGGGTTTTGCGGAGGAGATTGGAGATCGGGGTTTGATTGTGAAGTGGAGTCCTCAGCTCAAAGTGTTGAATCATCCCTCAGTTGGGGCGTTTATGACTCACTGCGGATGGAATTCAACGCTGGAAGCCCTGAGTGCTGGGGTTCCACTGCTCGGCTGCGACCTCCGCTTCGATCAGCCCGCCAATTGCAAACTTATTGTGGAGGTGTGGAAGATGGGGATCAAATTGAGGCGGACGCAGCATGGCGATGGTGATGTGACTTTTGAATGGGATGAGATTGAGAGATGTGTGCGAAGGGTGATTTGCAGCGATGAGGGTGCAGAGCTCCGAAAGAATGCAGTCCAATGGAAAGAGTCAGCGAAAAAAGCGAAGATTGAAGGCGGTTCTTCTCACTCCAACGTCAACAGATTTGTTAAAGAGGTAACGAATTGATGAGAATGAGCCAAAGTGTTGGATTCTATACTATAGAACAAAAGATAAAAGATAGTTTATGGAGAAGTATATCTGCTGATCTTATGTTATTAGTTCTTGTCATAGACTTATTAGTTCTTGTCATAGACATAGAAGTATTGGCAAGGTCTGTTTTTAATTAGTTATTAATTAGCAATTGCACCtttgtgtgcaatgggtatgtcgaagagGTTTGGAAGTTTAATGAGAGAAAATTATGGTCTATGTTTTGAAtaattttgtgtagtacatgagatcaattggtaaGCTATTAATCAAATGATGTTTGTACAAATAAGGTCTCAAATGGAAAGTGATAgtttcaaattaattatgcatcCACTTATATTGACACAAAAATGACTAATACAAAACCTTTGAATTGGGAAGATCAAAATAAAGAGgcaaggagatagagatagagatggggatACAAATGGAgagaatgagggagggagagatagaaataGGAAGTGATATAAAAAGAGAGGTAGATAGATGGGGATATATAGGGGTACACAAAGATGCAGTGATaacaagatagagagagagggaaagataaaaagaaaaaatgaagagagaaatagagagaggcaaagagatatagatatatatgtctAGGAAGAGTGAGAGGGGTGGAGGGAGAGTAGATAGGAAGATATAGAGAGATTTAAAGAAAGAGGGAGAGGGGGGGATACAGAGATAGagtgatatagagatagagatataagtaaatatagaggtagagggagagagagagaaacagacaaaaaaataaagaagtagaaatagacaaatagatatgaagatagggagagagagaaatagttgggatagagaaagggagagataaaaaAGGGTGGGATAGATATATaggaagataaagagagggagatagagatatataggaaGAGAATGGGAGATAGAGAGATACATATGaggattgggagagagagagagagagaggtggggggcGGAGGGCAAGGGGGaaagagtgagtgagtgagtgagagagagaaggTTACAAATACAAgtaatagagaaagggagagagagatgaagaagaggaaaaatagagTGATAGAAATAAGGAAggagaagtagagagagagagagagagagagagagagagagagagagagagagagagagagagagagagagagagagagagagagagagagagagagagagagagagagagagagagagcgggggggggaggggggtgtaTATACATCAATAAATAGatagaaggagggagagggagggagggagagatgtagAAAGAGGAGAAGTATTTAAGAGATATAGAAAAAGGGAGTGCTAAGGAGAGAGTGAATGACGGAGATAGGGATAGAATTCTAGAGAATTgaagtattttatttttttcttggcAATGCGCAATTGCAGTTGCgggaggtcacaagttcaaacctgCGAGCACAAAAGCCCAGTGAAGGCACAAAGCTTGTAAGCATAATGGTCCAATAGGGGTTTGAACCTTTGGTGGCTGCTACACCAACAAAGTGACTTAATTGCGACACTACAGCCCAATGGGCAAACAAAATAGGATTATTAtacaatattaaaattttaaaaataaatgggGTGACCCATATAGAGTAGAGGTTGAAAAACTTCATTAGTGAGGCTACCACTAAGGTTCAAAGCCCCGTTGGGCCACTGCACTTGCAGGCTTTGTGCTTATGTTGAGCCATTGTGCTCACGGGTTTGAATTTGTTAAGTGTTTGGCAGCTTAAAAGGCTACCGTTTACCAAGcaaaaattaaaaattccttgtaaGAAGACATGAATAATTACGAGTGAATGAGATATATTAATCTCaacaatattttaattttatgatATTATGAACCTAGTCTAGAAGTTTATTCTATTGAAAGGCATAAATTTTCCATTTGaggattctttttttttaaatgcctaGAAAAAATGGTTCAAATTCTCAAACTATGAGATATAAATGGGGATTTCTACTACTATGAGAAGGGGGAAGGATGGTACAACCTAGAAATAAGAAATGCATTTTCATCAATCTATGCAAGGAGTGATGATTCAATTTTGTAACTATTTGGTGAATGTTGATGTTCCAACTTTGTAACCCCCTAAGATGGTTTAGTTACAACGATCAACCTTTTAGTTTATTCATTTTTGTTAAAAAGGGTAAATCATAGCATTTAATGGGACCTGTTCTCACTCGATGGATGTGAGGCCTATTACTAGACAATGAGGAGATATTGATAGACTTTTAAAGTTGATAGGAGAGAAGATTTTTTTCAAATGAGATGGTAAAAATTGGAGGGAGAATGTGAGCATAAATATTTGTAGAGAAGTTCcaattgacattcttgaagaagaagACTAAATTGAAATTGTAATTGCTACAAGGAATGTTATTTATAATAGTGTAGTTTAGATTTGAATAAATTCAACATGAGATTATGTTATTTAAATATGAATTTGTGCTTTCATTGTGTTTTGTTAGCTACATGACTAGGCGATTTGATAAGACCCTTGGTCATGACTGCATAAGAGCTATATCATCCTCAAATCTTGTTGGTGTAGTTTAACAATATTTTGGGTGAGATTTCTAGTGTATATTTAGTAGTTTTGTGGTGGatataaagaattttatttttttattttgtaattattattactACTCATATTATatctttcataaaattcctctttcatgcaaaaaataaaatataaaattaataaaagttATTGGAGTTTTGGTTCTTTTGGCACTTCGACGATGttgttatgcaatattttttgtGACACTTTAATGATTTAATGTCATGTGTTGATTTCAT encodes:
- the LOC131028715 gene encoding UDP glycosyltransferase 9-like — protein: MTHCGWNSTLEALSAGVPLLGCDLRFDQPANCKLIVEVWKMGIKLRRTQHGDGDVTFEWDEIERCVRRVICSDEGAELRKNAVQWKESAKKAKIEGGSSHSNVNRFVKEVTN
- the LOC131028714 gene encoding UDP-glycosyltransferase 74D1-like, with protein sequence MATESGSARVLVLAFPQAGHTNPMLQFSKDLVSQGVFITFVSFAFDHHRMLKADKTLQRLGITLRFESIPDHLPPGMDIALDFFHIFGHLKHIEGSDLEELIHRLNVTGPPVTCIVHDAFMPWVAQVSTKLNIPRALFYTQSATVAAIYHHFKYVEKWNNCQQNSKDVVVIPAIGEMRMPDLPSTFFPPHLTAGCLDDNLSLIENFNGASWVILNSFDQLESKAINYLREANVPVCTVGPLIPSAFLDRRNSEDTQFGGSPWEEETEECLEWLQSKPPHSVVYVSFGSIATISTQQIREIGRGLHSSGQNFLWAIRPSVG